CTTAAAGAAGTGTACATCACTATTTATATGCCAAAGCCTGAAAGGGAAATAAAGTTTAACAGCTTGAACCCGACCTTCTTGGTGTCTGATTCCGTCGTTTTGTAGCCAGTTCCCAGGAAGAGGCTGAGGTTCTTGCTAAGCTGACTCTTTGGCTGTTTCTTCTTAAATTCCTCTGGGAAAGATAAACAGAAAATTAGCGATTAAGTCTCTTGCACACTCTATAAGACAACAAAAATCCAAAACTTCCATAACAAGGTTCAATATGCACAGGTAGCGTTCGATATGTGTGATACATAATACACGATTTCATTTGTGCCATGTTTTGTTTAAGACCCCCAACTCACCCACGGCAGATTTGATCCTCTTGTCTTTGACAGTGGTCTTGGCCTTCCCCGTCCCTAGACGACCCTGCAGCCGCCGAACCTGCTTACTGACGCCTTGTCTGTTGGTGCCAACCAGATCCATTACCTTAGCTTTCCCCGGCGTCTGAATCTTCTTAGACTGGCCCTTCTGCTTCTTACTGGCGTCTGGTTTTGTCATGAGTAAGGAGAGGACAAAGTCGATATAAAACGAGGTTGAGAAGAGGCAACAATGAGTCGTTTGTATTTTAAATCGTGGCATTTCAGATGGTTCACTTCACAAGTAAATGTTTTAAGATCATAAGAACGTTGCCGCTATTAATGAGGTACAGTAACGAAGATGCTAGCTAGCGTGAACGTGCTAGCTGGCTAAATAATGGGATTATTTACCTTTGATGTCATTGCTTAGCAGTTCCAGTCCTCTCCTTATCATTGACGCCGACATTCTACAGTAAAATATTCTATAGAGAGTTGTTTGCAAATCAGTTCTGAATAATTTCTGTGAAAATTACATGTGAGCACAACTTCCGGCGAATTGTGTTTCCCTTATATTGTTCGGGTGGATTGTAATGTTTTGTTCCGTAAACGATCGTTCCCGCGTTGCATTCATCAAAAGGTTTACTAAATGATTCATTCAGTGATTGAATGAACCAAAATACTGTatacaacatttacattaatcCATGAAAAAATTAGATATTTAGTTATATAACTATTATATAGACCTACATATATAGTTTTTCCTTCCTTGTTGTTTTGAATTTCGATACATTTGTGTGGACCATATTCCATGGTAACGCCCCTATTTACTTTTGGCTTCTTGCTACAGGCTGGTTAGGGGGCGTGTTATCTCCCAGGCGCGCTCAATAGCCTATATCAACTGAAGTTAACCACTTTTTCTCCTTCGCGGTTGGCATTTGTACCTGCATGATGGCGCTTCAATCTAGAGCTCTTGTTGCTTCGAGGTGGCTGGCCGAAGCCTTGAAGTGTCAGCAGACCGTACCCAAGATGCGCGTTTTGGACGCTTCTTGGTTCTTGCCCAAACTCCGGCGCAACGCTAAAAGCGAGTTTAAGAAGAAGCACATTCCGGGTGCAGCGTTCTTTGACATCGACCAATGTTGCGATAAAACATCTCCGCTGGATCACATGCTTCCCTCTGAGAATGCTTTTGCAGATTACGTGGGGAACTTGGGTGTGGAGAACGACACACACGTCGTGGTATACGACGCAAGCGATTTCGGTGTGTTCTCTGCGCCCCGCGTGTGGTGGATGTTCCGGGTGTTTGGGCACAGTTCTGTCTCGGTTCTGAACGGGGGACTCAAAAACTGGGAGTTTGAAAGACTTCCATTGAGTGACAAGTACACCCGACCAGAAGCGACCGAGTTCGGGGCTTCTTTGAACCGCTCCTGGGTGAAGACGTACGAGGATATCCTGGAGAACCTGGAGACTAAGAGGTTCCAGGTGGTGGATGCTAGGCCCTCAGGAAGGTTCCGTGGAGTCGACCCCGAACCGAGAGACAGTAAGTTCACCTAGAAGAGACACCTGCTTAAATTGGTGAACCATGCATGTCAAATGCATAAAATTAGTTTTCCAAACGAGTAGTGACTGCCACCACAGAATCCTGTTATGGTTTCACGTTTGCGAGATTTATTTTGACCAAAACTGACAGTTGAAAGACTTCCCTTTTGGGATAAATGTGACCAGAATAGATATTCCAAGGTGATCAGATCAATTGTGCCGATCATGACTGACCCAGTTTTTAGTCTTGTGGTGGACTTAATCTGTCAAAAGATCTGCTGAGTGGACGACTTCCTCATACGTAGTCTGTGTGCTCTAGCTAGCCGATAGGCAAACTAACCATCAGGGGTCATAGGTCAAATACAGGCTCACACAAGGCACACGCTATCAACATATTATGGTGCCCTATCTTATACAGGCAAAGTGCTGAATAGACAAACTACACATTTATCTTGTTCTCACACACTCCACATGCACTTCACCATGCGTACACACGTATGGCtaattcatacacacacacacacacacacacacacacacacacacacacacacacacacacactctggaccaTCTGTTGTACGTGACACATAAGAGTGTAGGTACTCCATGCTGGCAAAGCAGGGAGAATttaacatttagcagacgctcttatccagagcgacttacagtaagtacagggacattctccccgaggcaagtaagggttaagtgccttgcccaaggacacaacgtcattttgcacagccaggaatcgaaccaacaaccttctgattaatagcccgactccctaaccgctcagccatctgaccccactgAGCTGTAGGCATTCATGGGTTATATGGGTCAAGGAACAGGCACTGTACCAGGCACGGTACCTTGACCTGAAGGGTTAATGTTGACCCATTTAATGGGTCtagctccagagacagacacgaTACCACGTTCACTTGCTTTTAGTGTGACGGTGTCAGCTGACATGATTTGTTTATCACCACGCTCTTTCACACCACGCTCTTTCACATGTGTGgaaaaagtaaaacaaaaatactGTGATTAAACTTGAGAATTTGTCTTCCAACtcttgtctctcgctctctctctttctctctctctttttcccacaGACACAGAACCCGGCCACATCCCAGGCTCCCTCAGCATGCCCTTCCATTCCTTCCTGTCTCCGTcgggtcacttcctgtcccaggACGACCTCCAGGCGCTGTTCGCCCGTGCGGGCGTGGACCTGTCGCGGCCGCTCTCTGTGACCTGCGGTTCGGGCGTGACGGCGTGCCAGGTGGCCCTGGCGGCTCACGAGTGCGACCACCCTGGTGTGGCGGTGTACGACGGGGCGTGGTCGGAGTGGTATACCCGCGCCGTGCCCGAGCACGTCCTCTCGGAGGGGCGGGGCAAGCACCTGTgattggtggaggaggaggaagtgtgaGTTGAGGGGGCTAGCACCTGTGATTGGTGGAGGAAGTGTGAGTTGAGGGGTCTAGCACCTGTgattggtggaggaggaggaggaggaagtgcaaGTTGAGGGGACTAGCACCTGTGATTGGTGGAGGACGAAGTGCGAGTTGGATGAGGGGGGAGGACGTCAACAAAGATGGACACAGCTGAGATGGGTGAAGGAAGGTTGAGGAAGAGGATTAAGAAGGAACTTTTGCGATGGGTTCATGGGAAGATGGTTCTAATCCCCAATACCATAGAATAAGATTTAAGGAAGCGTGTTCTTGATCAGAAAAAAGGACCTGACATTTGAACCTCGGTGCTGGGGAGTGAAAGCCTAAGAGAGGGTCTATGTCGTTGACTTCAGCAGACTCCAGATAAAACCATGTTACCTTGTTTTCTGATGTCCTAAGAGAGGGACATGGGATTTGGTGGATAATGAGCCAATTTAAGATGGTTCCCTCagaatatgttatgttatgttggTGCACTGTGAATAGGAACACAGTTGTACCGGACTCACTTAACACTACAAGACCAACCTCACCATGAGTGTATAATGAAGTGTAATAGGAAGACCATGATTTTAGTAGGAAGTGTACTAGGAGGACCATGATTGTAATATTGTCTCAGCCGAAACATTCCAATACTTGTGTTGAAGTTGCGTCTTGATGGTTTTATCTTCGTCGAGGAAGAGCTGTGTGTGCAAGATACACTGCCACACGGTTTATATATCTGACTGTTGGAGGGAGATACTGGTCCAGACGCTACACACTCTGAAGTAGCTTCTCTTGTATAGCATATGGAGTGTTCTTGATGAGAAGCAGAATGAAGAAATGTACTTTaaaaacacattgaatccttgtgtgttttatttggtGTGTAAACATAATCACGTCAATTTTATTTATCCCACTAGGGGACACTTGTTTGTAGACAGgtattaaaacacatttaatCCATGGTAAATACTACATGAACAGCATAcctgacaccacacagagacaacaacacaatacagtagcctacagtatccTTGTACTGTACCGTTCAAATCAACGGTTTAGTAAACATGCACGTGAATTACAATGAGTTCCGTTGTAGTGTCTCCGTGTCTCCGGCAAGTGGCAGAAATGTATATCGAGCGAGCAACTCGCACCAGTCCTTGACCTCTGTTGGACCGTAAAGTTAGATTTTACACTGTTGGTTTATTCGTCTGGATAGACCACGAAAATATACACATTTTATAAATTACTCCCGATTCGTTATAACGTCTGAAGCAGCCACGGGACACATTGGTAGTCTTGTTGGTTTATCAACATTTAGCTAATTTCATAAAACATTTTGTGTTAAGTCCCTGTTTTTTTGGTTGCATGCTCTTCCTGAATTAAAGACGACGTAAAGAAAACTAAAGATACTAAAACGGAACAAAGACTAAAAGGAGACCATAGTCACAAAAGGGGATTTTTCACTTCGTTTCGGTGTAACTGAGAATGTCGGTTAAATTAAGACAACCACACAACACTTCTGTCATGACGTCAAAACCACTGAAGGCATTGAATCGTGTTGAGAGGAGCACAGCAACACATTTTGGGTCCTGGTTGTCGTTCCCCGGAGTTTAACTAAAGTTGGAAACTTGTAGGCAACTGGAGTCAGCTTGACTGGGTATGTACACGAACTCAGAATGATTAAACGTTATGTAACGGATCGTTTGAGAATTGACTGCAATTGATCGTTTACCCGTTGAATGCAATTGATCTCTGTTGACCTCTTAAGAATCAAGTTCGAAAGACTGATCAGCCTTATCCTGGCAAATGTTGGTCAAGAGGACGATTGATGATTGTGTCAAATTAATTGGTCGTggctagggagtcagatggctgagcggtgaaggtgtcgggctagtaatcagaaggttgccagatcgattccccaagccaaatgacgttgtgtccttgggcaaagcacttcacctcGCCTCTTCACTTCGCCTCGGGGCAAGTATTTgccttgtccctgtacttactgaaagtcactctggataagagcgtctgctaaatgactaaatgtaaatgtaggaggCAGAGGTGAAGAGTGATGTTATCGATTGTCGATAATGATAAATGTGTAAAATTCTTGTGAATTACATCAAAATAACGCGTTGACAACTCTGACTAAATAGGCTTTTTCACAAGAATCAGTGTCTGTAGAAATTTCAGTATCATAGTTCTGCAATCTGCATGAAATTCGGATTGAGAATTGAGACTACACACTGGTCTTAAATTAGAGGATAGATAAACAATCTGAAAGGTTTTGAGTGAGGTTGCATTTGCCTTGGTCAGATAAGAACTAACCCATATCTGAGAGTTTACATCAGGGTTGATTGCGGTTGGGACAGACTGACTCTGGATCAGCggttgtcagtgtgtatgtatataaaaGGACAACAGCTATGCTGAGTTGACATGGCAATCCTGCTTTTCCCTGCTTT
The genomic region above belongs to Hypomesus transpacificus isolate Combined female unplaced genomic scaffold, fHypTra1 scaffold_354, whole genome shotgun sequence and contains:
- the rps19bp1 gene encoding ribosomal protein S19 binding protein 1, whose protein sequence is MSASMIRRGLELLSNDIKDASKKQKGQSKKIQTPGKAKVMDLVGTNRQGVSKQVRRLQGRLGTGKAKTTVKDKRIKSAVEEFKKKQPKSQLSKNLSLFLGTGYKTTESDTKKIFNQHSGRQSRYRPDPHVKKAPEPESAFTEEEFQQFQKEYFGRTVEDSN
- the LOC124464508 gene encoding 3-mercaptopyruvate sulfurtransferase-like, whose product is MMALQSRALVASRWLAEALKCQQTVPKMRVLDASWFLPKLRRNAKSEFKKKHIPGAAFFDIDQCCDKTSPLDHMLPSENAFADYVGNLGVENDTHVVVYDASDFGVFSAPRVWWMFRVFGHSSVSVLNGGLKNWEFERLPLSDKYTRPEATEFGASLNRSWVKTYEDILENLETKRFQVVDARPSGRFRGVDPEPRDNTEPGHIPGSLSMPFHSFLSPSGHFLSQDDLQALFARAGVDLSRPLSVTCGSGVTACQVALAAHECDHPGVAVYDGAWSEWYTRAVPEHVLSEGRGKHL